One window of the Streptomyces asoensis genome contains the following:
- a CDS encoding peroxiredoxin, with product MAIQVGDKAPDFELKDNHGRAVKLSDFRGSKNVVLLFYPFAFTGVCTGELCEVRDNLPKFADRDTQVLAVSNDSIHTLRVFAEQEGLEYPLLSDFWPHGEVSRAYGVFAEDKGCAVRGTFVIDKEGLVRWTVVNALPDARDLGEYVAALDTL from the coding sequence ATGGCGATCCAGGTCGGCGACAAGGCCCCCGACTTCGAGCTCAAGGACAACCACGGCCGGGCCGTGAAGCTCTCCGACTTCCGCGGGAGCAAGAATGTCGTCCTGCTCTTCTACCCCTTCGCCTTCACCGGCGTGTGCACCGGCGAGCTGTGCGAGGTGCGCGACAACCTGCCGAAGTTCGCCGACCGCGACACCCAGGTGCTCGCCGTCTCCAACGACTCCATCCACACCCTGCGCGTCTTCGCCGAGCAGGAGGGCCTGGAGTACCCGCTGCTCAGCGACTTCTGGCCGCACGGCGAGGTCAGCCGTGCCTACGGCGTCTTCGCCGAGGACAAGGGCTGCGCGGTGCGCGGCACCTTCGTCATCGACAAGGAGGGCCTGGTGCGCTGGACCGTCGTCAACGCACTGCCGGACGCCCGCGACCTCGGTGAGTACGTCGCCGCGCTCGACACCCTGTGA
- a CDS encoding DUF3052 domain-containing protein: MSATADHAEERTSPAVRLGFQPEQVVQEIGYDDDVDQELRESIEEVIGSDLVDEDYDDVADAVVLWFRDDDGDLTDALVDATTYIEEGGSILLLTPKTGRTGYVEPSDISEASTTAGLSASKSVSVGKDWSGSRLVTPKAAKSKK, encoded by the coding sequence GTGAGCGCGACCGCGGACCACGCGGAGGAGCGGACCAGCCCTGCCGTCAGGCTGGGTTTCCAGCCCGAGCAGGTGGTCCAGGAGATCGGCTACGACGACGACGTCGACCAGGAGCTCCGCGAGTCCATTGAGGAAGTCATCGGCAGCGATCTGGTGGACGAGGACTACGACGACGTCGCCGACGCCGTGGTGCTCTGGTTCCGCGACGATGACGGAGACCTGACGGATGCGCTGGTGGACGCCACCACGTACATCGAAGAAGGCGGGTCGATCCTCCTCCTGACGCCGAAGACCGGCCGTACGGGATACGTGGAGCCGAGCGACATCTCCGAAGCCTCGACGACTGCGGGTCTGTCGGCCAGCAAGAGCGTCAGCGTGGGCAAGGACTGGAGTGGCAGCCGGCTGGTGACGCCCAAGGCCGCGAAGTCCAAGAAGTGA